In Pseudomonadota bacterium, a single window of DNA contains:
- the cdaA gene encoding diadenylate cyclase CdaA, whose protein sequence is MLTLVRWQDILDILVVSFIIYRIFLLIKGTRASQLIVGVIIIFFVFYLSKKLELFTLGWILNNFVGSIILVIVVIFQNDIRRMLLALGRNPFFKKISYVEETLFYDELSKACIIMSKRKIGALIVIEREVGLEEFMEIGMQIDAHVNTELILSIFQHASPLHDGAMIIREGRIRAASCILPLTLKDNIDKSLGTRHRAAIGITEVTDAVAVVVSEEKGKVSYACKGEIFTDIGMDELKKRLKELLK, encoded by the coding sequence ATGCTAACACTCGTAAGGTGGCAGGACATTTTAGACATACTGGTTGTTTCCTTTATAATTTACAGGATATTCCTGCTGATAAAGGGAACAAGGGCAAGTCAGCTTATTGTTGGAGTTATTATAATCTTCTTTGTATTTTATCTCTCAAAGAAGCTTGAATTGTTTACTCTCGGATGGATCCTCAATAACTTTGTTGGCTCTATCATACTTGTTATCGTGGTGATATTTCAAAACGACATAAGAAGGATGCTTCTCGCATTGGGCAGAAATCCTTTTTTTAAAAAGATTAGCTATGTAGAAGAAACGTTATTTTACGATGAGTTATCAAAGGCATGTATAATTATGAGTAAAAGGAAGATAGGCGCACTAATCGTGATAGAGAGGGAAGTTGGGCTGGAAGAGTTTATGGAGATTGGTATGCAGATAGATGCTCACGTGAATACCGAACTCATATTGAGTATTTTTCAACATGCGTCCCCTTTGCATGATGGCGCAATGATCATAAGAGAGGGTAGGATCAGGGCAGCAAGTTGTATACTTCCTCTCACCCTGAAGGACAATATTGATAAAAGCCTCGGTACAAGACACAGGGCAGCCATTGGCATAACCGAGGTAACGGATGCTGTTGCAGTTGTGGTATCAGAAGAGAAGGGTAAGGTCTCCTATGCCTGCAAGGGGGAAATATTTACTGATATAGGCATGGATGAGCTCAAAAAAAGGCTGAAAGAGTTACTAAAATAA
- the folP gene encoding dihydropteroate synthase, whose amino-acid sequence MAREIICKDRPLIMGVLNVTPDSFYDGGKFYAPEEAIKHALKMVEEGADIIDVGGESTRPFSERISPEEELKRAIPVIEGIRAKSNVVISIDTYKTKVAKEAVETGADMVNDISGLRFDKDMARVIGKLGVYVVVMHMKGTPEDMQEDPYYDDVITEIKNFFIERMAYAKKCGIKEDNIILDPGIGFGKRVEDNLKIIKMLQSFKDFGRPLLIGTSMKTFIGKVTDLPLEERTEGTLASIAISVWNGADIIRVHDAKKARRVVKLVDAIRKSC is encoded by the coding sequence ATGGCAAGGGAGATAATATGTAAAGATAGACCTCTCATCATGGGAGTTCTGAATGTAACACCCGACTCCTTTTATGATGGTGGGAAGTTCTATGCACCAGAAGAAGCGATAAAACATGCCCTAAAAATGGTTGAAGAAGGGGCAGACATAATAGATGTAGGTGGAGAATCTACGAGACCCTTTTCTGAGCGTATTTCTCCTGAAGAAGAGCTAAAGAGGGCCATCCCTGTAATAGAAGGCATACGGGCAAAATCAAACGTTGTAATATCTATAGATACATACAAAACAAAAGTTGCGAAAGAAGCCGTAGAAACAGGTGCCGATATGGTAAACGATATAAGCGGACTCAGATTTGATAAAGATATGGCAAGGGTGATAGGGAAACTTGGGGTATATGTTGTGGTTATGCATATGAAAGGTACTCCTGAAGATATGCAAGAAGATCCATATTATGATGATGTAATAACCGAAATAAAAAACTTTTTTATTGAAAGGATGGCATATGCAAAAAAGTGTGGAATAAAAGAAGATAATATCATCCTGGACCCGGGTATTGGTTTTGGGAAAAGGGTAGAAGATAATCTTAAAATCATTAAAATGCTTCAAAGTTTTAAAGATTTTGGCAGGCCTCTTCTTATTGGCACTTCCATGAAAACATTCATAGGAAAGGTTACGGACTTGCCATTGGAAGAAAGAACCGAGGGTACCCTCGCAAGCATAGCAATCTCTGTTTGGAATGGAGCAGATATCATAAGGGTTCACGATGCGAAAAAGGCAAGAAGGGTAGTCAAACTTGTGGATGCTATAAGGAAATCATGCTAA
- the ftsH gene encoding ATP-dependent zinc metalloprotease FtsH, which translates to MNKNIFIWLFIILFGLFIFNVYYKPKKTYDNVIFSDFIEAVQTNKILSVTIQGKNIIGLYKDGKEFKSYAPDDPELMKMLREYNVKINAKPDEESGIWQNILVSWFPMLLLIGVWIFFMRQMQAGGGKAMAFGKSRARLFTNKGNKVTFQDVAGIEEAKDELQEIIEFLIDPKKFTKLGGRIPKGVLLVGPPGSGKTLLAKAIAGEADVPFFSISGSDFVEMFVGVGASRVRDLFNQGKKNAPCIIFIDEIDAVGRHRGAGLGGGHDEREQTLNQLLVEMDGFESNEGVIIMSATNRPDVLDPALLRPGRFDRQIVVPIPDVKGREAILKVHTRKTILSQDVDLSIIARGTPGFSGADLENLVNEAALLAARKSKKEIEMEDFEQAKDKVLMGVERKSMIISYEERRNAAYHEAGHALVANMIPGSDPIHKVTIIPRGMALGITQQLPIDERHTYPKGYLLDNITILLGGRVAEEIVLKHETTGAGNDIERATEIARKMVCEWGMSEKLGPLNYGKKEEPIFLGREITRHRDFSENTAQEIDGELRKIVTGCFERARGIVIKNIDALHAIANKLLEKEVLDGQEIENIIRESTNGKGDNM; encoded by the coding sequence ATTAACAAAAACATATTTATATGGTTGTTTATTATCCTTTTTGGTCTTTTTATCTTCAATGTTTACTATAAACCAAAAAAGACTTATGATAATGTAATCTTTAGCGATTTTATTGAGGCTGTCCAGACAAACAAGATTCTTTCTGTAACGATCCAGGGCAAGAATATTATCGGTCTATACAAAGATGGTAAGGAATTTAAGAGCTACGCCCCTGATGACCCGGAACTTATGAAGATGTTGCGGGAATATAACGTGAAAATAAATGCGAAACCGGATGAAGAATCAGGAATATGGCAAAATATACTTGTCTCATGGTTTCCAATGTTGCTTCTGATAGGGGTCTGGATCTTCTTTATGAGACAGATGCAGGCAGGCGGCGGCAAGGCAATGGCATTCGGTAAGAGCAGGGCAAGGCTTTTCACAAACAAGGGCAATAAGGTTACCTTTCAAGATGTAGCTGGCATTGAGGAGGCAAAAGACGAACTGCAGGAGATTATAGAGTTTTTAATCGACCCCAAAAAATTTACAAAACTTGGCGGAAGGATACCGAAAGGCGTGCTCCTGGTCGGCCCGCCAGGTTCAGGAAAAACCCTGCTTGCGAAAGCAATCGCAGGGGAAGCGGATGTACCTTTTTTTAGTATAAGTGGTTCAGATTTTGTTGAAATGTTTGTTGGTGTGGGGGCCTCCAGGGTTAGAGACCTCTTTAACCAGGGCAAAAAAAATGCACCATGTATCATATTTATAGATGAGATAGATGCGGTGGGCAGGCACAGGGGCGCAGGTTTAGGCGGGGGGCACGATGAAAGGGAACAGACCTTGAATCAACTCCTTGTTGAAATGGATGGCTTTGAATCAAATGAAGGGGTCATTATTATGTCGGCTACAAACAGGCCTGATGTTCTTGACCCGGCTCTTTTAAGACCAGGGAGGTTTGATAGACAGATAGTTGTTCCTATTCCGGATGTAAAGGGTAGAGAGGCCATACTGAAAGTTCATACGAGGAAGACCATCCTTTCTCAGGATGTGGATTTATCGATCATCGCGAGGGGAACCCCCGGATTCTCAGGGGCAGACCTTGAGAATCTTGTAAATGAAGCTGCCCTTCTTGCAGCGAGGAAGAGTAAAAAAGAGATCGAGATGGAAGATTTTGAACAAGCAAAAGATAAAGTCCTTATGGGGGTTGAGAGAAAGAGCATGATAATATCCTATGAAGAAAGAAGAAATGCTGCATATCATGAAGCGGGGCATGCGCTTGTTGCAAATATGATACCGGGTTCTGACCCTATACATAAAGTCACTATCATACCAAGAGGCATGGCATTAGGCATTACACAACAACTCCCGATAGATGAAAGACACACCTATCCTAAGGGATATCTGCTTGACAATATTACTATTTTACTTGGCGGAAGGGTGGCGGAAGAAATTGTTCTTAAACATGAGACAACCGGGGCTGGCAATGACATAGAAAGAGCAACAGAAATAGCAAGAAAAATGGTGTGTGAATGGGGGATGAGCGAAAAGCTTGGACCCCTGAACTATGGTAAAAAAGAGGAACCCATATTTCTTGGTAGGGAAATTACACGGCACAGAGACTTTAGTGAAAATACAGCCCAGGAGATAGATGGAGAGCTAAGAAAAATAGTCACTGGCTGCTTCGAAAGGGCAAGGGGAATTGTTATAAAGAATATAGATGCATTACATGCCATTGCCAATAAACTTCTGGAAAAGGAAGTGCTTGATGGCCAGGAAATAGAGAATATCATCAGGGAAAGTACAAATGGCAAGGGAGATAATATGTAA
- a CDS encoding pyridoxine 5'-phosphate synthase, with translation MPKLMVNIDHIATLREARGTYYPDPVYAAGLVEMAGASGIIIHLREDRRHIKDRDLRILRDVVKTKLNLEMAATPEMIKIARDIRPDMITLVPEKREELTTEGGLDVVTFSDKLKKTIEKIKEKGIKVSLFVDPEEPQIVEAHKIDADMIEIHTGAYSDAQSEKAREEELKKVMLSAAKGKKLGLGVNAGHGLHYHNVREIASIREIDELSIGHSIIARAIFVGLDRAIRDMIELIKR, from the coding sequence ATGCCTAAATTAATGGTGAACATAGACCACATTGCAACACTGAGAGAAGCAAGGGGTACCTACTATCCTGACCCCGTATATGCAGCAGGTCTGGTAGAAATGGCAGGGGCATCAGGTATTATTATCCATTTGAGGGAAGATAGACGCCATATCAAGGACAGGGATCTAAGAATCCTGAGAGATGTAGTAAAAACAAAACTCAACCTTGAGATGGCAGCTACCCCGGAAATGATAAAAATAGCAAGGGATATAAGGCCTGATATGATAACCCTTGTCCCGGAAAAGAGAGAAGAATTAACGACAGAAGGCGGGCTTGACGTTGTAACATTTTCAGATAAACTTAAAAAAACTATAGAAAAGATAAAGGAAAAAGGGATCAAGGTGAGTCTTTTTGTCGATCCAGAAGAACCACAAATCGTGGAAGCCCATAAAATTGATGCAGATATGATTGAGATCCACACAGGGGCATATAGTGACGCTCAAAGCGAAAAGGCAAGAGAAGAGGAGTTAAAAAAGGTAATGCTTTCTGCAGCAAAAGGTAAGAAGCTGGGACTTGGAGTTAATGCAGGGCATGGTTTGCATTATCATAATGTGAGGGAGATAGCATCTATTCGAGAGATTGATGAGTTGAGTATAGGACACAGTATAATTGCAAGGGCAATATTTGTAGGACTTGATAGGGCAATTCGTGATATGATTGAGTTGATTAAGAGATAG
- a CDS encoding CdaR family protein gives MDIIRKYILKDLSLKILSFLLAAMLWFAISYIGESKMSISVQVSTDNLNKNYIVKKMDTEDVFVTINGPVLILKNLRARDIKVSVDLSNVNEGRHIFNLKRSDIRVPKGINVENIKPDYVAIEVERALEKRLRSIVRLDKKWIGTYRIKSWYPHYINVEGSRGSLENKDSIETLLVDGQFKNEEEELDVSLDTKDMLVKRLKPETIRVILKKY, from the coding sequence ATGGATATTATTAGAAAATACATACTAAAAGACCTGTCACTAAAGATTCTTTCCTTTCTACTTGCCGCCATGCTGTGGTTTGCTATTTCCTATATTGGCGAGTCGAAGATGAGTATCTCAGTGCAAGTTTCTACCGACAATCTTAACAAAAATTATATAGTCAAAAAGATGGACACAGAGGATGTGTTTGTTACAATAAATGGCCCCGTATTAATACTTAAAAATTTAAGGGCCCGGGATATAAAGGTATCGGTTGACCTGTCAAATGTGAATGAGGGTCGCCATATCTTTAATTTAAAGAGAAGTGACATAAGGGTGCCAAAAGGTATAAATGTAGAGAATATAAAACCTGATTATGTTGCGATAGAAGTAGAAAGGGCTCTGGAGAAAAGGTTGAGAAGTATTGTAAGATTGGATAAAAAATGGATTGGTACATACAGAATAAAATCCTGGTATCCTCATTATATAAATGTAGAAGGCTCCAGGGGGTCATTGGAGAATAAGGATTCTATAGAAACGCTTTTAGTAGATGGTCAATTCAAGAATGAAGAAGAAGAACTGGATGTCTCTCTGGATACAAAGGATATGCTGGTGAAAAGGCTTAAACCTGAAACCATAAGGGTTATTTTAAAGAAATATTAA
- the acpS gene encoding holo-ACP synthase, translating into MMIGVDLVDVSRIARVIKKHGNRFLDKVFTEEEIQYVKGMKRMHESLAGRFAAKEAFMKAFGKRLVWKDIKVLQVKGKPFIHFHEKDYQGVSISHEQSYAVSVVVIYGSHSGNE; encoded by the coding sequence ATGATGATTGGTGTTGATCTGGTTGATGTCTCAAGAATAGCAAGGGTTATTAAGAAACATGGCAATAGATTTTTAGATAAGGTATTCACAGAGGAAGAGATTCAATATGTAAAGGGAATGAAAAGAATGCACGAATCCCTTGCCGGAAGGTTTGCTGCCAAAGAAGCCTTTATGAAGGCCTTTGGCAAGAGGTTGGTATGGAAAGATATTAAGGTATTACAGGTAAAGGGAAAACCCTTTATACACTTTCACGAGAAAGACTATCAGGGGGTGAGTATATCTCACGAACAATCTTATGCGGTATCGGTAGTGGTCATATATGGTAGTCATTCAGGGAATGAATGA